One segment of candidate division KSB1 bacterium DNA contains the following:
- a CDS encoding aldose 1-epimerase: MRSSYSVSADLWNGVQIFSLCQEGLGHARVAPQWGDNCFSFVVGGQPILEPVSLEQFSERPTSYGIPILFPFPNRVRDGSFMFRGERYRVQPNRHGFVRDKKWEVLGSGASGRDGAWVTSRLRADDYPEEILDQFPFPFELEVTHRLKDGCLELTTEIRNTGSTEIPCGFGLHPYFSCSEAATIQIPARKRWELSENLPTGRLFPVEGSFDLRAPTSVHGILLDDIFTDLVAEGEGLVRCKLRDPVKAVEITVEFDVRDFPHAVVYKPPAPRRALCIEPYTCPTDGFNLQERGIEANMMVLKPGESKRLRVRVCARVLEWLATR; this comes from the coding sequence ATGCGCAGCAGCTACTCTGTCTCCGCGGACCTATGGAATGGTGTGCAAATCTTCAGCCTGTGTCAGGAAGGACTTGGCCACGCACGAGTGGCCCCCCAATGGGGAGACAACTGTTTCAGTTTTGTTGTGGGCGGACAGCCTATCCTTGAGCCGGTCAGCTTGGAGCAGTTCTCGGAGCGACCGACAAGCTACGGCATCCCGATCCTGTTCCCTTTTCCAAATAGGGTGCGAGACGGATCGTTCATGTTCCGGGGAGAGCGGTACAGGGTGCAGCCAAACAGACACGGCTTTGTGCGGGATAAGAAGTGGGAGGTACTCGGCAGTGGGGCGAGCGGGCGAGATGGCGCTTGGGTCACCTCCCGCCTGCGGGCGGATGACTACCCTGAAGAGATTCTAGACCAGTTCCCTTTCCCTTTTGAGTTGGAGGTGACGCACCGACTCAAGGACGGTTGTCTGGAGCTGACAACGGAGATCAGAAACACAGGGTCCACCGAAATACCGTGCGGCTTCGGACTTCACCCGTATTTTAGCTGCTCCGAGGCGGCGACGATCCAGATCCCGGCGCGGAAGAGATGGGAGTTGAGCGAAAATCTCCCGACCGGGAGGCTTTTTCCGGTGGAGGGCTCCTTCGATCTCCGGGCCCCTACGTCCGTGCATGGCATACTCCTGGATGACATCTTCACGGATTTGGTAGCGGAGGGGGAAGGCCTGGTGCGCTGCAAGCTGCGTGATCCGGTGAAAGCAGTGGAGATTACGGTTGAGTTTGACGTGAGAGATTTCCCCCATGCGGTTGTGTACAAACCACCGGCTCCGCGTAGGGCGCTTTGTATCGAGCCCTATACGTGTCCCACCGACGGTTTTAACTTGCAGGAGCGCGGCATAGAGGCAAACATGATGGTGCTGAAGCCCGGGGAGAGCAAGAGGTTGCGAGTACGAGTGTGCGCCCGGGTCTTGGAGTGGCTCGCCACTAGATAG
- a CDS encoding cyclase family protein, whose product MVLIDLTYVIDEGGSKYPTDPAPRVVIMPAEVTTDGRVRSGYTELVLRSHHGTHVDAPAHKIPGGRTIDTYGVAAFTNTGVLVDLTQSFVDGESGYVRTITTAIVEEVFNQALVKRLVEEQISALLFRTGYDKVIERGVTQDINFPYLESQAAELLLHALDSAQVSLRVVGIDSFSFDPKGSWDSPAHRLFLSRDILLIETLVNLHLVADRFGRRSFELICLPIPYKNADAAQARVVVRARN is encoded by the coding sequence GTGGTGCTTATCGATTTGACCTACGTGATCGATGAGGGTGGGAGCAAGTACCCCACCGATCCTGCGCCGCGGGTGGTGATCATGCCGGCGGAGGTGACGACAGATGGGAGAGTAAGGTCCGGTTACACGGAGCTGGTTCTTCGCTCGCATCACGGCACGCACGTCGACGCCCCGGCGCACAAGATCCCGGGCGGAAGGACGATCGACACATATGGCGTGGCGGCGTTCACTAACACCGGGGTCCTTGTTGATTTGACACAGTCCTTTGTGGACGGGGAGAGCGGCTACGTGCGGACGATTACCACGGCAATTGTGGAGGAGGTGTTTAACCAGGCACTTGTGAAGAGGCTTGTCGAAGAACAGATTTCAGCTCTTCTGTTCCGCACCGGGTACGACAAGGTGATTGAGCGCGGCGTCACACAAGACATCAATTTCCCTTATCTCGAGAGCCAGGCCGCAGAACTCTTGCTCCACGCCCTGGATAGCGCTCAGGTGTCTCTGCGCGTCGTTGGCATCGACTCTTTTTCCTTCGACCCAAAGGGGAGTTGGGACAGTCCTGCGCACCGCCTTTTTTTGTCGAGGGACATTCTGCTTATCGAAACTTTGGTCAATCTGCACCTCGTGGCAGACAGATTTGGGAGACGATCTTTCGAGCTAATCTGTCTTCCCATTCCTTACAAAAACGCAGACGCCGCCCAAGCCCGGGTGGTGGTGCGAGCAAGAAACTAA
- a CDS encoding HEAT repeat domain-containing protein, producing MGADESLKQEALSWVEKLKRAATPRERMQAAAGLRSVGVRTRGAVATRGSLSQAGIPLVSRQDMETVLQELKGQPMEVRREVAFALGEAGGEDLVRALADLANDPEALVRLVAAEALGKIGGPEAARTLITLAKQDPNEDVRALAVEALGVLAIRERKAVATQSQGAVRTRGAVRTRGGAAAALKKLDPAAERVVEALQEIGHKDHSSYVRDTVLDVLSTIRGH from the coding sequence ATGGGTGCTGACGAAAGCTTGAAGCAAGAGGCACTAAGCTGGGTGGAAAAGCTTAAACGAGCTGCCACCCCACGGGAGCGGATGCAGGCGGCAGCCGGATTGCGGAGTGTCGGGGTCAGGACACGGGGTGCTGTGGCCACGCGCGGTTCCTTGAGTCAGGCGGGTATTCCGCTGGTGAGCCGTCAGGATATGGAGACGGTGCTCCAGGAGCTCAAGGGGCAGCCGATGGAAGTCCGGCGGGAAGTGGCCTTCGCGCTCGGTGAAGCGGGTGGGGAAGACCTAGTCCGAGCTCTGGCCGACCTGGCAAATGACCCTGAAGCCTTGGTTCGTCTGGTTGCCGCAGAAGCACTTGGCAAAATCGGTGGGCCTGAAGCTGCGCGAACTCTTATAACCTTGGCTAAACAGGACCCGAATGAGGATGTCCGGGCTCTTGCTGTGGAGGCCCTTGGCGTGCTGGCGATTCGGGAACGCAAGGCTGTGGCTACCCAGAGTCAGGGTGCTGTCCGCACTCGGGGAGCCGTAAGAACAAGAGGCGGCGCGGCTGCCGCGCTCAAGAAATTAGACCCTGCAGCGGAGCGCGTTGTTGAAGCTCTGCAGGAAATCGGGCACAAAGATCACTCTTCCTATGTTCGGGACACTGTGCTCGATGTACTTTCCACGATAAGGGGCCACTAG
- a CDS encoding Gfo/Idh/MocA family oxidoreductase: protein MRARPSRERLVVGKGQLNLVVEGVGDVVDRCYGPALQSLVDEWRGRRKIEVTFVDMSDYWRNDPGLAGKMQRIIAEVKSWGAAYLDKSDPDDLAKYRMLRPHVVIVATPDCSHAAVAEEWLGRNHRPTHILIEKPLEASLDAARRLLGKVPPYDSLVLAFDHYRARVLPTREQMAVILPFLGGGVSQFTFYFFEDHSGADPTYNPRVQRDGPIENEQRTKALNQGVILDVVPHVIAILAHFCRVETLRVTTVKAGRYLGVDGDPEKPSEIERETFAAVEFVCADYAGNVVEGKTYVGKGVRGVKQLGQEHDYDTKVLDIYGLNNRRVLFDIKKKAKAYLIDENARVQFEFSLNADPYGVFLSSVVEGSFLEDPPMALHVEVGKRILEIMEDMRGPIPAKPEIPTYPCGIEGVRQSLYLEDLLQELPAVYGVCPDNGGC from the coding sequence ATGAGAGCGCGACCTTCACGAGAAAGGTTAGTGGTTGGCAAGGGACAGCTGAACTTAGTAGTAGAAGGGGTAGGCGATGTGGTGGATAGGTGTTATGGGCCGGCCTTGCAGTCCCTGGTGGATGAGTGGCGCGGCAGGCGGAAGATTGAGGTGACTTTTGTGGACATGAGTGACTATTGGAGGAATGATCCGGGCTTGGCGGGAAAGATGCAACGCATCATTGCCGAGGTCAAGAGTTGGGGGGCAGCGTATCTCGACAAGTCCGACCCGGACGACCTTGCCAAGTACAGAATGCTTCGACCACACGTGGTCATCGTCGCCACACCCGACTGCAGCCATGCGGCGGTAGCTGAAGAGTGGTTGGGTCGGAATCATCGGCCTACGCACATTCTCATTGAAAAGCCGCTGGAAGCCTCGCTCGATGCCGCGCGTCGCCTTCTGGGCAAGGTTCCCCCCTATGATTCACTAGTGCTTGCGTTCGATCATTACAGGGCCCGCGTACTTCCTACGCGGGAGCAGATGGCAGTGATTCTTCCTTTCCTTGGGGGAGGGGTAAGTCAATTTACGTTCTATTTCTTTGAAGACCATAGTGGCGCCGATCCCACGTATAACCCACGAGTGCAGAGGGACGGTCCCATCGAGAACGAGCAGCGAACCAAAGCCCTCAATCAGGGAGTGATTCTTGATGTCGTGCCCCACGTCATCGCAATTCTGGCTCATTTTTGCCGCGTCGAGACCCTGCGAGTAACGACGGTGAAAGCCGGCAGGTATCTCGGAGTGGATGGCGATCCAGAAAAACCAAGCGAAATCGAGAGAGAAACCTTTGCTGCGGTGGAGTTTGTGTGTGCTGACTATGCAGGCAACGTGGTGGAGGGTAAAACGTACGTGGGTAAGGGCGTCCGGGGGGTGAAGCAACTCGGACAAGAACACGACTATGACACCAAGGTTTTGGATATTTATGGTCTGAATAACCGCAGGGTCCTTTTTGACATTAAGAAGAAGGCGAAGGCCTATCTTATTGACGAGAATGCGCGGGTCCAGTTTGAATTCTCATTGAACGCGGACCCATACGGAGTTTTCTTGTCCTCCGTGGTAGAGGGCAGTTTCCTTGAGGATCCGCCTATGGCGCTTCATGTGGAAGTCGGGAAGCGGATCTTGGAGATCATGGAGGACATGCGCGGGCCCATCCCCGCGAAACCGGAGATTCCCACCTATCCGTGCGGGATAGAAGGCGTTCGGCAGTCTCTGTACTTGGAGGATTTACTGCAGGAGTTGCCTGCTGTGTACGGTGTATGTCCGGACAATGGAGGTTGCTGA
- a CDS encoding GntR family transcriptional regulator yields the protein MALSFDSREPLYFRIKKELLLGIQRGAFKDGRLPTEEELQKMWGASRGTVRRALLELEMEGYVVRRPRKGTFAVDRAQRVRKDLGEVVSFSQQVRAAGFTPGSRLLTKELIKAYEAEGRVCEAFGISPEDEVVWIKRLRLADAHPLAVQSVFLLPSRCAGIFAEDLSELMRLYRQRYGVRLTIADEILRVCTPSASDAWLLQISPTTPVVVREQVSFDEEGKPFEVLRSVEIAERFEYRYRVVHDGTRLSENRWKVPPASHSYEGQFSS from the coding sequence ATGGCGCTAAGTTTCGACTCAAGGGAGCCGCTCTACTTTCGCATCAAGAAGGAACTCTTGCTCGGAATACAACGGGGGGCATTCAAAGATGGCCGGCTCCCCACGGAGGAGGAGCTGCAGAAGATGTGGGGGGCAAGCCGAGGGACAGTTCGCCGCGCTCTCCTGGAGTTGGAAATGGAAGGATACGTTGTGCGGCGGCCCCGCAAAGGGACATTCGCCGTGGATCGCGCGCAACGCGTGAGAAAGGACCTTGGAGAGGTGGTGTCGTTCTCTCAGCAGGTACGCGCCGCTGGCTTCACCCCTGGGTCACGCCTGTTGACAAAAGAACTGATCAAGGCGTATGAGGCTGAGGGAAGGGTTTGTGAGGCGTTTGGTATTTCCCCCGAGGACGAAGTGGTGTGGATCAAGCGGCTGAGGCTTGCCGACGCGCACCCGTTGGCGGTACAGTCGGTTTTCCTGCTTCCGAGCAGGTGTGCGGGTATTTTTGCAGAGGATTTGTCGGAGCTCATGCGCCTGTACCGACAGAGGTACGGGGTGCGCCTTACCATTGCCGACGAGATCCTCAGAGTGTGCACGCCGAGCGCCAGCGATGCTTGGCTCCTCCAAATTAGTCCCACCACGCCTGTGGTCGTTCGGGAACAGGTCTCATTCGACGAGGAGGGAAAGCCGTTTGAGGTACTTCGGTCGGTGGAGATCGCCGAACGATTCGAGTATCGGTATCGCGTTGTTCACGACGGCACCAGGTTGAGTGAGAACAGGTGGAAAGTTCCACCAGCCTCTCATTCCTACGAAGGGCAATTTTCTTCTTGA